A window of Fervidobacterium sp. genomic DNA:
ACTGACAACGATGAAAGAAGCAATAACAAAAATAATAAACGAAGCTTGACAAAACAACAGTTACGGTGATATAATATCCTTCGGAGCCGGGGTGGCGGAATTGGCAGACGCAGCGGACTTAAAATCCGCTGGAGATTAGATCTCCGTGTCGGTTCGACTCCGATCCCCGGCACCAGGTAAACATAATAGAATCTTAATCAGATATACGTCGCGGGGTAGAGCAGTCTGGCAGCTCGTTGGGCTCATAACCCAAAGGTCGCAGGTTCAAATCCTGCCCCCGCTACCAGAAAAAAAGCACCACGTTGTAATGTGGTGCTTTCTTTTTTGATCATGAGCAATTAGTCATGGTCTTTTGATAACACATTCTATTCAACTATAACAACAACCGTTGCTTGAAGGGATAAATTTTCTTTATACATACTAAACATTTTAAATTCGTGTAAAATCTTTGAAGTATCAATAATTTCGCTAACCTTGTTGCTTGTTGTCTCAAATCTATTTGTTTCGCACAAAATAACAAAACTTTCTGCCTTTAAAATAGACGACAGGTCAGATACCATTAACACCACATGATTACCTTCAAGTTTATACTCCACTATTGGTTGTTTTGGGAATGTTTCTACTACGAGTTCATTACTTGGTGACCTTGGGTAAAAATATCTTTGAATTTGAAAGATGCGGTTGGAAAAATGGTAAATATATCTTTAAAACAAAAGGCATAAAGTTCATAGAAAAAATATTGGTAACAAAAGAAGTAGGCCTATTTGAAAATTTCCATCGTATCTAAAAACAATTGAAGGAACAGCGTCCCGATGCATTGTACTATAATATCAAACAGATACCCTGATCGTGCGTACACTAATCGAAAAAATACTACAAAACCTCGCAAGAACAACCATTTGCAGCATCAGTAGTGCATTCAACACAGACTCATAACTGACGATAGCAAAAACACCAAACTTTTGGATAATAGAAAAGCTTGAAAAAACAGCGGATAGAAAACTATAACTAACAAATTCAGTATCAAATATTCAACCAACCAAGATACAAAAACAACTCTTGAATTGATTCCAAACCGGTTCAAGTATAAGCTCCAGTCCAGCGATAGAATCAGATGCCATTTACATGGGAAGTTGGAATTATCATTTGTATGCTATCAAACAAAATCTTACGGATCTGTGCAAGCACCTGGTACAAATTCAGAAAAAACTTGATGAATACAGGATTGTTTGGTCGAAAAATGCAAAAGTCAGATCCTCAGGTCTGCTTTTTTATTTATCAAATGGTATAATATATAAAGTGTAACCGGCAAGTTGCATAAAAGATAGAAAAAATGCAAACGAAGCACTTGAAAAAAGTATTAAAAGTGAATATAGAAAGTAGTAAGAGGAACGTATCAGAATGGGAATATGAGGTGGTAGGATGAAAGAACTACCGATAGGAATAAGTGATTTTAGGAAGATAAAAGAAAAAGGCTGCATATACGTAGACAAAACAAAATATGTGTACGAAATGATAAGAAACAACGAATACGTATTCTTGTCTCGTCCGAGGAGATTTGGGAAGAGTTTACTTGTGAGCGTACTCGAATGTTTGTTCAAAGGAGAGAAAGAATTATTTGTTGATACATGGATATATGACAAATGGAACTGGGAAAGCTTTCCTGTGGTTAGATTGGATATGAACAATCTGGATACTTCGGATGTTGATGAACTGAAAAAATCATTAAT
This region includes:
- a CDS encoding AAA family ATPase; translation: MKELPIGISDFRKIKEKGCIYVDKTKYVYEMIRNNEYVFLSRPRRFGKSLLVSVLECLFKGEKELFVDTWIYDKWNWESFPVVRLDMNNLDTSDVDELKKSLIRRLVEIAQDYEISLSAVYELVVKLSRRYDKKVVLLIDEYEKPILDHISDKDKAKDMREVLRQVYGRIKSMDENLRFVFLTG